One part of the Thermoanaerobacterium sp. CMT5567-10 genome encodes these proteins:
- a CDS encoding glycosyltransferase family 2 protein has product MIVGVFLLLGIASGFILFKNVRLSLENQPLQRQYKVSVIIPARNEEKNLPYILESLKKQTYMPYEVIVVDDFSSDRTFEIAESYGIKVIRNTEMPDGWTGKTWALWNGYKNSTGDVLAFIDADVRLSSRALESLVKAREKANGAISVVPYHCPEKFYEKLSLIPCILGIFAFTSPFEKYNPQKGMYGSCIVVSREDYEKVNGHYSIKGEVLDDLSLGRKFTMNGVNVQNYIGYDLVSFRMYPYGIKSEIQGFGKSAILSTSRLYSITIVLIAVWFIGLLSVELITPFLIIYNSPLSTLFMFFYIIYTLQIIYINKWTGYYGIIVSLFHVLSSLLFICIMLYSLYQVFFLGYVTWKGRKIKI; this is encoded by the coding sequence TTGATAGTTGGTGTTTTTTTGCTGTTAGGAATCGCTTCTGGTTTTATTCTGTTCAAAAATGTAAGATTGTCCCTGGAAAATCAACCTTTACAGAGGCAGTACAAAGTTTCTGTCATAATCCCTGCAAGAAATGAAGAGAAAAATCTCCCATATATACTTGAGTCTCTAAAAAAGCAGACGTATATGCCTTATGAAGTAATCGTAGTTGATGATTTTTCCTCAGATAGGACTTTTGAGATTGCAGAAAGTTATGGTATTAAAGTTATAAGAAATACAGAAATGCCTGATGGTTGGACAGGGAAGACGTGGGCTTTGTGGAATGGATACAAAAATTCTACAGGTGATGTACTTGCATTCATCGATGCTGATGTTAGGCTATCTTCCCGTGCTTTAGAATCATTGGTGAAAGCGAGGGAGAAGGCAAATGGAGCCATATCTGTTGTACCATATCATTGCCCTGAGAAATTTTATGAAAAGCTTTCATTGATACCATGTATTTTGGGGATTTTTGCATTTACATCGCCGTTTGAAAAGTATAATCCACAAAAAGGAATGTATGGCTCTTGCATTGTCGTATCTCGTGAAGATTATGAGAAGGTAAATGGACATTACAGCATAAAAGGAGAAGTGCTGGATGACTTAAGTTTAGGACGAAAATTTACTATGAATGGTGTAAATGTTCAAAATTATATTGGCTATGACCTTGTATCATTTAGGATGTATCCTTACGGCATCAAAAGCGAAATACAAGGTTTTGGAAAGAGTGCAATCTTAAGCACATCGAGGCTTTATAGCATTACGATTGTACTTATTGCAGTTTGGTTTATTGGGTTATTGTCGGTAGAGCTTATTACACCGTTTCTTATTATATATAATAGTCCTTTGTCTACTTTATTTATGTTCTTTTACATTATCTACACATTGCAGATTATCTATATTAATAAGTGGACAGGATATTATGGAATAATTGTTTCATTATTTCACGTTCTTTCATCGTTGTTGTTTATTTGTATTATGCTTTATTCATTGTATCAAGTTTTCTTTTTAGGATACGTCACATGGAAGGGGAGAAAAATTAAAATATAA
- a CDS encoding helix-turn-helix transcriptional regulator, with the protein MVTIDLYDKTAEYFKALSHPTRIKIIELLSRNEMCVCEMMAVLNLDQSHISRHLMVLRANGIVKDSREGTKIYYTLTNKDIVKIIEEVKGILVGE; encoded by the coding sequence ATGGTAACAATTGATTTGTATGACAAGACGGCTGAATACTTTAAAGCATTGTCACATCCGACAAGGATCAAGATAATTGAGCTTCTAAGCAGAAATGAGATGTGTGTCTGTGAGATGATGGCTGTTTTGAATCTTGATCAATCTCATATCTCAAGGCACTTAATGGTGTTAAGGGCAAATGGGATAGTAAAAGATTCAAGGGAAGGAACAAAGATTTATTATACTCTGACAAATAAGGACATCGTTAAAATAATAGAGGAAGTTAAAGGGATTTTAGTTGGGGAATAA
- a CDS encoding heterodisulfide reductase subunit A-like protein, whose translation MSKKGLLLCVCQGTCPSFQDMDTFEVLNTLRRENIFEWVGLHPQLCAEDGDRYLRELLKGADIDELYVAACDPVMQRKMYRDAFDAAGFDRNKHIGIEIRNMNTEQVISEIKKAVNEKGQSEK comes from the coding sequence ATGAGTAAAAAGGGATTACTTTTATGTGTATGCCAGGGCACATGTCCTTCATTTCAGGATATGGACACATTCGAAGTTTTAAACACATTGAGAAGGGAAAACATATTTGAGTGGGTAGGACTTCATCCACAGCTTTGCGCAGAGGATGGGGACAGGTATTTACGTGAATTGCTGAAAGGTGCAGACATAGATGAGTTATATGTTGCTGCATGCGATCCAGTAATGCAGAGAAAAATGTACAGGGATGCGTTTGATGCTGCTGGATTCGACAGAAATAAGCATATCGGCATAGAAATAAGAAATATGAACACGGAGCAAGTAATTAGTGAGATCAAAAAAGCTGTTAATGAAAAAGGACAATCAGAAAAATAA
- a CDS encoding ferredoxin family protein, with protein MAKNWYPIIDHDKCIQCYQCVNFCKHDVYTIGDDGFPLVINPDNCVEFCRGCQKICDNDAISYFGDNK; from the coding sequence ATGGCTAAAAATTGGTATCCAATTATTGACCACGATAAATGCATACAGTGCTATCAGTGTGTTAATTTCTGCAAACACGATGTTTACACAATAGGTGATGATGGTTTTCCACTTGTAATAAATCCTGACAACTGCGTAGAATTTTGCAGAGGTTGCCAGAAGATATGCGATAACGATGCTATATCTTATTTTGGCGACAATAAGTAA